The following coding sequences lie in one Phycicoccus duodecadis genomic window:
- a CDS encoding helix-turn-helix domain-containing protein: MTAERHLRHLHAMSADPARFDLFEQLKVHERPMTTAELARLVPTARRGIQAHLGALADGEWIERVEGEGRSAVWQAPQVAIEWAEEDGSDPAVARALEDLYWIALQRRINRIRRFDAERQTGEWPEEWVAATIGRDYSLWLTADDLHELDAALVELFEGFRARSVARRVAEGTDPPPGVELVFVTSSAFPLSHD; encoded by the coding sequence ATGACCGCCGAACGGCACCTGCGGCACCTGCACGCGATGTCCGCCGACCCGGCGCGGTTCGACCTGTTCGAGCAGCTCAAGGTGCACGAGCGGCCGATGACCACGGCCGAGCTCGCCCGGCTGGTCCCCACCGCCCGGCGCGGCATCCAGGCCCACCTGGGCGCGCTGGCCGACGGCGAGTGGATCGAGCGGGTCGAGGGTGAGGGCCGGTCGGCGGTCTGGCAGGCCCCGCAGGTGGCCATCGAGTGGGCCGAGGAGGACGGCTCCGACCCCGCGGTCGCCCGGGCGCTCGAGGACCTCTACTGGATCGCCCTCCAGCGCCGGATCAACCGCATCCGCCGCTTCGACGCCGAGCGGCAGACCGGTGAGTGGCCCGAGGAGTGGGTCGCGGCCACCATCGGGCGCGACTACTCGCTGTGGCTCACGGCCGATGACCTGCACGAGCTCGACGCCGCCCTGGTCGAGCTGTTCGAGGGCTTCCGGGCCCGGTCGGTGGCGCGGCGGGTCGCCGAGGGCACCGACCCGCCCCCCGGGGTCGAGCTCGTGTTCGTCACCAGCTCGGCCTTCCCGCTCTCGCACGACTGA
- a CDS encoding transglutaminase-like domain-containing protein, translating to MTASTPDQPAAPSLAAALRGGDKPRRRRRDPEAPARWRTAVPDRDTLVDLGFAAVLCAIALVGMRTGFLGAEWVVAAGAGLVLGLLVGHLGAAFRWMALTTFLVLAAVYFLLGGPFAVRDSLLGGVVPTPQTFVDLATWAVTGWKKWLTLLPPVDARGPVLALPWLAGLLGGALTLGFARRWANVPLTAVAPLLLLAASIALGTEETAARFVQGVGFAAALVAWLVVRSQRNRPPIQNGAGQQARLLTGAGLAAVALLAGAVAGPALPGFDGAERREVVRARLVPPLDVSQFASPLPGFRRYTEPNDAKLYDEVVLRVQGLPPGQLVRFATLDRYDGLVWGAADRDADGLPFQQVGSRIAATGGGRHVDVDVTVPDGGYRGNWLPTVGAPTSIEFSGPRAEELADALWLNTGTDTAVVPAGLLGGESYRMGALVPPMPATTLPEDLDVATGASPGVDADFLDARIDAWTSRADGGAWSKLRAFATAMRTEGTYTDGGTPNSYEKVYLPGHAISRLTRFVGSSKLAGNDEQYAATLALVGQRLGIPSRVVMGAAPEANGDVRGKDVHAWVEVRLDDGSWYALTQQTFVPSRDKAPSEQQLKTEEQKVGAQVPPPAGVSPPSVLQGPDQAQNATDVTKRRKNPFDVTAWPLWLQVLAGLVLLALLVAFYVLALRRLKGRRRRAHAMTGPVPTRAAWVWRDLVAEAHSLGVAVPRGVTRREQAADIDAAVAASLAARTPAEGAQPPPVPPVATGRPGVAASEVAAMVDAVVFGPGEGDPERTAALHIESEAARATMRAGVGRWTRLRSDADPRPYLVRAETRGRRGRWWRRLRLPAPARRGAGPRTA from the coding sequence GTGACCGCCTCCACGCCCGACCAGCCGGCCGCCCCCAGCCTGGCCGCCGCGCTGCGCGGCGGCGACAAGCCCCGCCGTCGGCGCCGCGACCCCGAGGCCCCCGCGCGCTGGCGCACCGCCGTCCCCGACCGCGACACCCTCGTCGACCTCGGCTTCGCCGCCGTGCTCTGCGCCATCGCCCTGGTCGGGATGCGCACCGGCTTCCTCGGCGCCGAGTGGGTCGTCGCGGCGGGTGCCGGGCTGGTCCTGGGGCTGCTGGTCGGCCACCTGGGCGCAGCCTTCCGCTGGATGGCGCTCACCACCTTCCTGGTGCTGGCGGCCGTGTACTTCCTGCTGGGCGGCCCGTTCGCGGTGCGCGACAGCCTCCTGGGCGGGGTCGTCCCGACGCCGCAGACCTTCGTCGACCTCGCCACCTGGGCGGTCACCGGCTGGAAGAAGTGGCTGACGCTGCTGCCCCCCGTCGACGCGCGCGGCCCGGTGCTGGCCCTGCCCTGGCTGGCCGGCCTGCTGGGCGGCGCGCTCACGCTGGGGTTCGCGCGGCGGTGGGCCAACGTGCCGCTGACCGCGGTCGCCCCGCTCCTGCTGCTGGCCGCCTCCATCGCCTTGGGCACCGAGGAGACCGCGGCCCGCTTCGTGCAGGGCGTCGGCTTCGCCGCCGCGCTCGTCGCGTGGCTCGTGGTGCGCTCGCAGCGCAACCGTCCCCCGATCCAGAACGGCGCGGGGCAGCAGGCCCGCCTGCTCACCGGCGCCGGGCTCGCGGCGGTGGCACTGCTCGCGGGCGCCGTGGCCGGCCCGGCGCTGCCGGGGTTCGACGGGGCCGAGCGTCGTGAGGTGGTGCGGGCCCGGCTGGTGCCGCCGCTCGACGTCTCGCAGTTCGCCAGCCCCCTGCCGGGCTTCCGCCGCTACACCGAGCCCAACGACGCCAAGCTCTACGACGAGGTCGTCCTGCGCGTCCAGGGCCTGCCGCCGGGCCAGCTGGTCCGCTTCGCCACCCTCGACCGCTACGACGGCCTGGTGTGGGGCGCCGCCGACCGCGACGCCGACGGGCTGCCCTTCCAGCAGGTCGGCTCGCGCATCGCCGCCACCGGCGGGGGCCGCCACGTCGATGTCGACGTCACCGTCCCCGACGGCGGCTACCGCGGCAACTGGCTGCCCACCGTCGGCGCCCCCACCAGCATCGAGTTCAGCGGCCCGCGGGCCGAGGAGCTGGCCGACGCGCTCTGGCTGAACACCGGCACCGACACCGCGGTGGTGCCGGCCGGGCTGCTCGGGGGCGAGAGCTACCGGATGGGCGCGCTGGTGCCACCGATGCCGGCCACCACCCTCCCGGAGGACCTCGACGTCGCCACCGGGGCCTCGCCCGGGGTCGACGCCGACTTCCTCGACGCGCGCATCGACGCCTGGACCAGCCGCGCCGACGGCGGGGCCTGGTCGAAGCTGCGGGCCTTCGCCACCGCCATGCGCACCGAGGGGACCTACACCGACGGCGGCACGCCCAACAGCTACGAGAAGGTCTACCTGCCGGGGCACGCCATCTCACGGCTGACCCGCTTCGTCGGCTCGAGCAAGCTCGCCGGCAACGACGAGCAGTACGCCGCCACCCTGGCCCTGGTCGGCCAGCGGCTCGGCATCCCGTCCCGCGTCGTCATGGGCGCGGCGCCGGAGGCCAACGGGGACGTGCGCGGCAAGGACGTGCACGCCTGGGTGGAGGTCCGCCTCGACGACGGGAGCTGGTACGCGCTCACCCAGCAGACCTTCGTCCCGAGCCGCGACAAGGCCCCGAGCGAGCAGCAGCTGAAGACCGAGGAGCAGAAGGTCGGCGCCCAGGTGCCGCCGCCCGCCGGGGTCAGCCCGCCGTCGGTGCTCCAAGGCCCGGACCAGGCGCAGAACGCCACCGACGTCACCAAGCGCAGGAAGAACCCGTTCGACGTCACCGCGTGGCCGCTCTGGCTCCAGGTCCTGGCCGGCCTGGTGCTGCTCGCCCTGCTGGTCGCGTTCTACGTGCTGGCCCTGCGCCGGCTCAAGGGACGCCGCCGGCGGGCCCACGCCATGACCGGCCCGGTGCCGACCCGGGCGGCCTGGGTGTGGCGCGACCTGGTCGCCGAGGCCCACTCGCTCGGGGTGGCCGTGCCGCGCGGGGTGACCCGGCGCGAGCAGGCCGCCGACATCGACGCGGCCGTGGCCGCCTCCCTCGCCGCCCGCACCCCGGCCGAGGGGGCACAGCCCCCGCCGGTCCCGCCGGTCGCCACCGGTCGCCCCGGGGTGGCCGCCTCCGAGGTGGCGGCGATGGTCGACGCCGTCGTGTTCGGGCCCGGCGAGGGCGACCCCGAGCGCACCGCGGCACTGCACATCGAGAGCGAGGCCGCGCGCGCCACGATGCGCGCCGGGGTCGGCCGGTGGACGCGGCTGCGCTCGGACGCCGACCCCCGGCCCTACCTGGTCCGCGCCGAGACCCGGGGCCGCCGAGGGCGCTGGTGGCGACGGCTGCGGCTGCCGGCGCCGGCGCGACGCGGGGCCGGACCCCGCACCGCCTGA
- the radA gene encoding DNA repair protein RadA, whose amino-acid sequence MAGTTARRSARGTAAYRCSECGWQTAKWVGRCGECQAWGSVGETGGVTARTSATTVERPAVPIGEVDLTRAAARPTGVAEFDRVLGGGLVPGAVVLVAGEPGIGKSTLLLDVAGRAARSGEHGERRVLYVSGEESAAQVRSRAERIEAMARTLYLASETDLGTLLGQVEQVEPELLVVDSVQTISSAEVEGSAGNVAQVREVAASLIQVAKARGIAVLLVGHVTKDGSIAGPRVLEHLVDVVVQFEGDRHSRLRLVRAVKNRYGPTDEVGCFDLSDVGIVGLTDPSGLFLSGRTASVPGTCVTVTLEGRRPLVTEVQALVTASSLATPRRATSGLDAARVNMVLAVLDKRAQAPIGGSDAYLSTVGGVRLTEPAADLAVTLALAGAITDRPLPGGTVAFGEVGLAGEVRPVTGAHRRLAEAARLGFTRAVVPPGVLGAGPVPEGISVLEVGTVAEAVGRALHDVPGR is encoded by the coding sequence ATGGCAGGGACGACGGCACGACGCAGCGCTCGCGGCACCGCAGCGTACCGCTGCAGCGAGTGCGGCTGGCAGACGGCCAAGTGGGTCGGCCGCTGCGGCGAGTGCCAGGCCTGGGGTTCGGTCGGCGAGACCGGGGGCGTCACCGCCCGCACCAGTGCCACCACGGTCGAGCGCCCTGCGGTCCCCATCGGCGAGGTCGACCTGACCCGCGCGGCCGCGCGCCCCACCGGGGTGGCCGAGTTCGACCGGGTGCTGGGCGGCGGGCTGGTCCCCGGCGCCGTGGTGCTGGTCGCCGGCGAGCCCGGCATCGGCAAGTCCACCCTCCTGCTCGACGTCGCCGGCCGGGCCGCCCGCTCGGGCGAGCACGGCGAGCGCCGGGTCCTGTACGTCAGCGGCGAGGAGTCGGCGGCCCAGGTGCGGTCCCGGGCCGAACGCATCGAGGCCATGGCGCGCACGCTCTACCTCGCCTCCGAGACCGACCTCGGCACGCTCCTCGGCCAGGTCGAGCAGGTCGAGCCCGAGCTGCTGGTCGTCGACTCGGTGCAGACCATCTCCAGCGCCGAGGTCGAGGGCTCTGCCGGCAACGTCGCGCAGGTCCGCGAGGTCGCCGCCTCCCTCATCCAGGTCGCCAAGGCCCGCGGCATCGCCGTGCTCCTCGTCGGCCACGTCACCAAGGACGGCTCGATCGCCGGCCCCCGCGTGCTCGAGCACCTGGTCGACGTCGTCGTGCAGTTCGAGGGCGACCGGCACTCGCGGCTGCGGCTGGTGCGCGCCGTCAAGAACCGCTACGGCCCCACCGACGAGGTCGGCTGCTTCGACCTCTCCGACGTCGGCATCGTGGGTCTCACCGACCCCAGCGGCCTGTTCCTCTCGGGGCGCACGGCGTCGGTCCCCGGCACCTGCGTCACCGTGACCCTCGAGGGGCGTCGGCCACTGGTCACCGAGGTGCAGGCGCTGGTCACCGCCTCCAGCCTGGCCACCCCGCGCCGCGCCACCAGCGGGCTCGACGCCGCCCGGGTCAACATGGTCCTGGCCGTCCTCGACAAGCGGGCCCAGGCGCCCATCGGCGGCAGCGACGCCTACCTCTCCACCGTCGGAGGGGTGCGGCTCACCGAGCCCGCCGCCGACCTGGCCGTCACCCTGGCCCTGGCGGGCGCCATCACCGACCGGCCGCTGCCCGGGGGGACCGTCGCGTTCGGTGAGGTGGGGCTGGCCGGTGAGGTCCGCCCCGTCACCGGCGCGCACCGCCGGCTCGCGGAGGCGGCAAGACTGGGCTTCACCCGGGCCGTCGTGCCCCCCGGGGTGCTGGGGGCAGGCCCGGTGCCCGAGGGCATCTCGGTGCTCGAGGTCGGCACCGTCGCCGAGGCCGTCGGCCGGGCGTTGCACGACGTCCCGGGCCGCTGA
- a CDS encoding PadR family transcriptional regulator — translation MVTRRAHLLELAVLGLLHEGPTHGYDLRRRLNTALGPFRALSYGTLYPALKSLLGRGLVAETADPGPSGRRARVVYELTAAGKEHFAELVARSDSSAYEDDGFDVRFAFFARTERDVRLRILEGRRSRLEENLERVRERSSRGRERLDAYTAALQQHGEETAEREVRWLTELIDAERRHPTDPGPQP, via the coding sequence GTGGTCACGCGTCGCGCACACCTGCTGGAGCTCGCCGTCCTCGGCCTGCTCCACGAGGGCCCGACCCACGGCTACGACCTGCGCCGCCGGCTCAACACCGCGCTCGGCCCCTTCCGCGCCCTGTCCTACGGCACCCTCTACCCCGCGCTGAAGTCCCTGCTCGGGCGCGGCCTGGTGGCCGAGACCGCCGACCCCGGGCCCAGCGGGCGCCGCGCCCGGGTGGTCTACGAGCTCACCGCCGCGGGCAAGGAGCACTTCGCCGAGCTCGTCGCCCGCTCCGACTCCAGCGCCTACGAGGACGACGGCTTCGACGTCCGCTTCGCCTTCTTCGCCCGCACCGAGCGCGACGTGCGGCTGCGCATCCTCGAGGGCCGGCGCTCGCGCCTCGAGGAGAACCTCGAGCGGGTGCGCGAGCGCTCCAGCCGGGGTCGCGAGCGCCTGGACGCCTACACCGCCGCGCTCCAGCAGCACGGCGAGGAGACCGCCGAGCGCGAGGTGCGCTGGCTCACCGAGCTCATCGACGCCGAACGGCGCCACCCCACCGACCCCGGCCCCCAGCCGTAG
- the rpsR gene encoding 30S ribosomal protein S18 translates to MAKPAIRKPKKKANPLKAAKVENIDYKDVALLRKFISDRGKIRARRVTGVSVQEQRLIANAVKNAREMALLPYSSSPR, encoded by the coding sequence ATGGCCAAGCCCGCCATTCGCAAGCCGAAGAAGAAGGCCAACCCGCTCAAGGCGGCGAAGGTCGAGAACATCGACTACAAGGACGTCGCGCTGCTGCGCAAGTTCATCTCCGACCGCGGCAAGATCCGCGCCCGGCGCGTGACCGGTGTCTCCGTCCAGGAGCAGCGCCTCATCGCCAACGCGGTCAAGAACGCCCGCGAGATGGCGCTCCTGCCGTACTCGAGCTCGCCCCGCTGA
- the rplI gene encoding 50S ribosomal protein L9 codes for MKVILTHEVSGLGTAGDVVDVKDGYARNFLFKRDLATAWTKGGQKQVDSIAKARESRAVRSLEEAQSIKGNLESKPVTVTAHAGTSGRLFGAVSTADIAAAVKAAGGPELDRRRIEVPTPIRATGGHTVLVRLHPEVQASVDLDVVAG; via the coding sequence ATGAAGGTCATCCTCACCCACGAGGTCTCCGGCCTCGGTACCGCCGGTGACGTCGTCGACGTCAAGGACGGGTACGCGCGCAACTTCCTCTTCAAGCGCGACCTCGCGACCGCCTGGACCAAGGGCGGACAGAAGCAGGTCGACTCGATCGCCAAGGCGCGCGAGTCCCGCGCCGTGCGTTCGCTCGAGGAGGCGCAGTCCATCAAGGGCAACCTCGAGTCCAAGCCGGTCACGGTGACCGCGCACGCCGGCACGAGCGGCCGCCTCTTCGGCGCCGTCTCGACCGCCGACATCGCGGCCGCCGTCAAGGCCGCGGGCGGGCCCGAGCTCGACCGCCGCCGGATCGAGGTCCCGACCCCGATCCGCGCCACGGGCGGGCACACCGTGCTCGTCCGCCTCCACCCGGAGGTCCAGGCGAGCGTCGACCTCGACGTCGTCGCCGGCTGA
- a CDS encoding inositol-3-phosphate synthase — MGSIRVAVVGVGNCASSLVQGVHYYRDADASTTVPGLMHVMFGEYHVRDVEFVAAFDVDDKKVGKDLAEAINASENNTIKIADVPTTGVTVQRGHTLDGLGKYYRQTIEESGADPVDVVSVLRDAKVDVLVSYLPVGSEQADKFYAQCAIDAGVAFVNALPVFIASDPEWAAKFEAAGLPVIGDDIKSQVGATITHRVMAKLFEDRGVRLDRTYQLNVGGNMDFKNMLERERLESKKISKTQSVTSNLTGALAGKTSDRNVHIGPSDYVAWLDDRKWAYVRLEGRAFGDVPLNLEYKLEVWDSPNSAGIIIDAIRAAKIAKDRGIGGALLSASSYLMKSPPEQRPDDLGRAKLEAFIAGTEER, encoded by the coding sequence ATGGGTTCCATCCGCGTCGCCGTCGTCGGTGTCGGCAACTGCGCGTCCTCGCTCGTCCAGGGCGTCCACTACTACCGGGACGCCGACGCGTCCACGACCGTGCCCGGCCTGATGCACGTCATGTTCGGCGAGTACCACGTGCGCGACGTCGAGTTCGTCGCCGCGTTCGACGTCGACGACAAGAAGGTCGGCAAGGACCTCGCCGAGGCCATCAACGCCTCCGAGAACAACACCATCAAGATCGCGGACGTCCCCACCACCGGCGTCACGGTGCAGCGCGGCCACACCCTCGACGGTCTCGGCAAGTACTACCGCCAGACCATCGAGGAGTCCGGCGCCGACCCGGTCGACGTCGTCTCGGTGCTGCGCGACGCGAAGGTCGACGTCCTCGTCTCCTACCTCCCGGTGGGCTCCGAGCAGGCCGACAAGTTCTACGCCCAGTGCGCCATCGACGCCGGGGTCGCGTTCGTCAACGCCCTGCCGGTCTTCATCGCCTCCGACCCCGAGTGGGCCGCGAAGTTCGAGGCCGCCGGCCTGCCGGTGATCGGCGACGACATCAAGAGCCAGGTCGGCGCGACCATCACCCACCGCGTCATGGCCAAGCTCTTCGAGGACCGCGGCGTGCGGCTCGACCGCACCTACCAGCTCAACGTCGGCGGCAACATGGACTTCAAGAACATGCTCGAGCGCGAGCGCCTGGAGTCCAAGAAGATCTCCAAGACCCAGTCGGTGACCTCGAACCTCACCGGGGCGCTGGCCGGCAAGACCAGTGACCGCAACGTGCACATCGGCCCGTCCGACTACGTGGCGTGGCTCGACGACCGCAAGTGGGCCTACGTGCGCCTCGAGGGTCGCGCGTTCGGCGACGTGCCGCTGAACCTCGAGTACAAGCTCGAGGTCTGGGACTCCCCCAACTCGGCCGGCATCATCATCGACGCCATCCGGGCGGCCAAGATCGCCAAGGACCGCGGCATCGGCGGGGCGCTGCTGTCGGCGTCGTCCTACCTGATGAAGTCGCCGCCGGAGCAGCGGCCCGACGACCTCGGCCGCGCCAAGCTCGAGGCCTTCATCGCGGGGACCGAGGAGCGCTGA
- a CDS encoding single-stranded DNA-binding protein, with protein sequence MAGDTTITIVGNLTADPELRFTPSGAAVANFTVASTPRQFDRQSNEWKDGETLFMRCSIWRDAAENVAESMHRGTRVIVTGRLKSRSYETKEGEKRTVIELEVDEVGPSLRYASAKVTKAERGSGGGGGFGGGGGFQQNDPWATGGSAPQGGPQGGGQPGGFGGGQPAPQQPAQGGQQGGGWGQAPSYDEPPF encoded by the coding sequence ATGGCAGGCGACACCACCATCACCATCGTCGGCAACCTCACCGCCGACCCCGAGCTCCGCTTCACCCCTTCCGGTGCGGCCGTCGCGAACTTCACCGTCGCGTCGACCCCGCGCCAGTTCGACCGCCAGTCGAACGAGTGGAAGGACGGCGAGACCCTCTTCATGCGCTGCTCCATCTGGCGCGACGCGGCCGAGAACGTGGCCGAGTCCATGCACCGGGGCACCCGCGTCATCGTCACGGGGCGGCTGAAGTCGCGCTCGTACGAGACCAAGGAGGGCGAGAAGCGCACCGTCATCGAGCTCGAGGTCGACGAGGTCGGCCCGTCGCTGCGGTACGCGTCCGCGAAGGTCACCAAGGCCGAGCGCGGGAGCGGCGGCGGCGGTGGCTTCGGCGGTGGCGGCGGCTTCCAGCAGAACGACCCGTGGGCCACCGGTGGCTCCGCCCCCCAGGGCGGTCCTCAGGGTGGCGGCCAGCCGGGCGGTTTCGGCGGTGGCCAGCCGGCCCCGCAGCAGCCGGCCCAGGGTGGCCAGCAGGGCGGCGGCTGGGGCCAGGCACCGAGCTACGACGAGCCTCCCTTCTGA
- a CDS encoding transglycosylase domain-containing protein: MSDRQPRTRADARRARASRGASTAPRGRGAAARPSRRRVWLKRSLWGVLALGVLGAIGIGIAYAMTDIPKPNEMVTAQASIVYYADGKNELARLSDDGGNRESVKLSEISPNMQHAILAAEDRNFYQNSGISPTGIARAIWVAVKGGSATQGGSTITQQYVKNYFLTQDRTITRKAREILISLKIDKQQSKDQILENYLNTIYYGRGAYGIQTASKAYFNKSAKDLTPAESALLAAVIRGPSLYDPSLGAEQKANAQSRSNYILDAMVSQKWLTPAERAKATFPEVQKPRTRKLSGVQGYIVDLVKKELVNKYKLTESDIQRGGLRVVSTIDRAKQNAAIKAVADEKPAQADVHTGLVSITPGDGAIRAFYGGEDFARRPLNNASQAKMQAGSTFKIFSLIAALQSGDVSTASRFDGSSPQYFPDFADPNGTTEAARRGRVTNFGNEQFGRIDLLTATQHSVNTVFAQVNKIAGPENTMKAAQAAGVRSKLAPNMSNVLGTDYVTVVDMADAYATIAAQGVRAEPYFVREIRFQDSSIPTIKVEKKTQKVFDTKLMADVIDAMQQPVKPGGTAQYVGQNLGRPAAGKTGTSESFRSAWFDGYVPQLATAVGLYRSDAKTGDELPMENLPKDGDITGGTYPARIWTAYMKAALAGLPVADFPAPAHINKDALPPTPTTTQAPQTTQAPAPTTSAPPTTSAPPTTVAPPPTPTPSKTNGPPTSPGPSPSTTVTLLQPTPGPS, encoded by the coding sequence ATGAGCGATCGACAGCCCCGTACCCGAGCCGACGCCCGGCGTGCCCGTGCCTCCCGCGGCGCCTCCACCGCCCCCCGCGGCCGAGGCGCCGCGGCCCGGCCGTCCCGCCGGCGGGTCTGGCTCAAGCGGAGCCTCTGGGGGGTCCTGGCCCTGGGTGTCCTCGGCGCCATCGGGATCGGGATCGCCTACGCGATGACCGACATCCCCAAGCCCAACGAGATGGTCACGGCCCAGGCGAGCATCGTCTACTACGCCGACGGCAAGAACGAGCTGGCCCGGCTGTCGGACGACGGCGGCAACCGGGAGTCGGTGAAGCTGTCGGAGATCAGCCCGAACATGCAGCACGCCATCCTGGCGGCCGAGGACCGCAACTTCTACCAGAACAGCGGCATCAGCCCCACGGGCATCGCACGGGCGATCTGGGTCGCGGTCAAGGGCGGCTCGGCGACCCAGGGCGGCTCGACCATCACGCAGCAGTACGTGAAGAACTACTTCCTGACCCAGGACCGCACGATCACGCGCAAGGCCCGCGAGATCCTCATCTCGCTGAAGATCGACAAGCAGCAGTCCAAGGACCAGATCCTCGAGAACTACCTCAACACCATCTACTACGGCCGCGGGGCGTACGGCATCCAGACCGCCTCGAAGGCCTACTTCAACAAGTCGGCCAAGGACCTCACGCCGGCCGAGTCCGCGCTGCTGGCCGCGGTCATCCGGGGGCCCTCCCTCTACGACCCCTCCCTCGGGGCCGAGCAGAAGGCCAACGCGCAGAGCCGCAGCAACTACATCCTGGACGCGATGGTGTCGCAGAAGTGGCTCACCCCGGCCGAACGGGCGAAGGCGACCTTCCCCGAGGTCCAGAAGCCGCGGACCCGCAAGCTCAGCGGGGTGCAGGGCTACATCGTCGACCTGGTGAAGAAGGAGCTGGTCAACAAGTACAAGCTCACCGAGTCCGACATCCAGCGCGGCGGCCTGCGGGTGGTCTCCACCATCGACCGGGCCAAGCAGAACGCGGCGATCAAGGCCGTCGCGGACGAGAAGCCCGCCCAGGCCGACGTGCACACCGGGCTGGTGTCGATCACCCCGGGTGACGGGGCCATCCGGGCGTTCTACGGCGGTGAGGACTTCGCCAGGCGCCCGCTGAACAACGCCTCGCAGGCCAAGATGCAGGCCGGGTCGACCTTCAAGATCTTCTCGCTCATCGCGGCCCTCCAGTCCGGCGACGTCAGCACCGCGAGCCGCTTCGACGGCTCCAGCCCCCAGTACTTCCCGGACTTCGCCGACCCCAACGGCACCACCGAGGCGGCCCGGCGCGGCCGGGTCACCAACTTCGGCAACGAGCAGTTCGGGCGCATCGACCTGCTGACCGCCACCCAGCACTCGGTCAACACCGTGTTCGCGCAGGTCAACAAGATCGCCGGCCCCGAGAACACCATGAAGGCCGCCCAGGCCGCGGGGGTGCGCTCGAAGCTCGCCCCCAACATGTCCAACGTGCTCGGCACCGACTACGTGACCGTCGTCGACATGGCCGACGCCTACGCGACCATCGCCGCGCAGGGGGTGCGGGCCGAGCCGTACTTCGTGCGCGAGATCCGCTTCCAGGACTCCTCCATCCCGACCATCAAGGTCGAGAAGAAGACCCAGAAGGTGTTCGACACCAAGCTCATGGCCGACGTGATCGACGCGATGCAGCAGCCGGTCAAGCCCGGCGGCACCGCGCAGTACGTGGGCCAGAACCTCGGCCGCCCGGCGGCCGGCAAGACCGGGACGTCGGAGTCCTTCCGGTCCGCCTGGTTCGACGGGTACGTGCCGCAGCTGGCCACGGCCGTGGGCCTCTACCGGTCCGATGCCAAGACCGGCGACGAGCTGCCCATGGAGAACCTGCCCAAGGACGGCGACATCACCGGAGGCACCTACCCGGCGCGGATCTGGACCGCCTACATGAAGGCGGCGCTCGCGGGCCTGCCCGTGGCCGACTTCCCGGCGCCGGCGCACATCAACAAGGACGCCCTCCCGCCGACCCCCACGACCACCCAGGCTCCGCAGACCACGCAGGCCCCGGCGCCGACGACGAGCGCGCCGCCGACCACCAGCGCACCGCCCACGACGGTCGCACCCCCGCCCACGCCGACCCCGAGCAAGACCAACGGGCCGCCGACGTCGCCGGGCCCGTCCCCGTCGACGACCGTCACCCTGCTCCAGCCGACACCCGGCCCGAGCTGA
- the rpsF gene encoding 30S ribosomal protein S6, with translation MRQYELMVILDPELDDRTVQPSLEKFLKVVTTDGGTVDTIDVWGRRRLAYEIKKKAEGIYAVVNFTSEPATAKELDRQLGLNESIMRTKLMRPGA, from the coding sequence ATGCGTCAGTACGAACTCATGGTCATCCTCGACCCCGAGCTCGACGACCGGACCGTCCAGCCCTCGCTGGAGAAGTTCCTCAAGGTCGTCACGACCGACGGTGGCACCGTCGACACGATCGACGTCTGGGGCCGGCGCCGCCTGGCCTACGAGATCAAGAAGAAGGCCGAGGGCATCTACGCCGTCGTCAACTTCACCTCCGAGCCGGCCACGGCCAAGGAGCTCGACCGCCAGCTCGGCCTCAACGAGTCGATCATGCGGACCAAGCTCATGCGCCCCGGCGCCTGA